In Musa acuminata AAA Group cultivar baxijiao chromosome BXJ3-9, Cavendish_Baxijiao_AAA, whole genome shotgun sequence, a single genomic region encodes these proteins:
- the LOC135649426 gene encoding cyclin-D1-2-like, with amino-acid sequence MPPSPSDSSASSCFDLLCGEDVGELASFGDGQPIAGFVGGEGAAARSAGPDSLDPVARRDAVAWILKVRAYHRFRPLTACLAVNYVDRFLSSHRLPQNGWALQLLSVACLSLAAKMEETVVPSLLDLQVEDAKFIFDPHTVLRMELLVLAALDWRLRSVTPLSFVDFFAHKIDPCGRTARLLVLQATQVILAAMHEVDFLSHCPPALAAAAMICAADETQDRTFVNPATAASWCVGLTEEGIGNCCRLMRQVAVDQRLRKSPMILSQHRVTSPVKRESGISSSSSAPPTKRRKLNSNCN; translated from the exons ATGCCGCCCTCCCCCTCcgactcctccgcctcctcctgctTCGACCTCCTCTGCGGCGAGGACGTCGGAGAGCTCGCCTCGTTCGGCGACGGCCAGCCGATCGCCGGCTTCGTAGGAGGCGAGGGGGCGGCAGCCCGCTCGGCCGGGCCCGACTCGCTCGACCCCGTCGCCCGCCGTGACGCCGTCGCGTGGATCCTCAAG GTTCGCGCTTACCACCGTTTCCGTCCGCTGACGGCGTGCCTCGCCGTCAACTACGTGGATCGCTTCCTCTCTTCTCACCGCTTACCG CAAAATGGATGGGCACTGCAGCTTCTGTCAGTGGCCTGCCTCTCACTGGCTGCAAAGATGGAGGAGACAGTGGTGCCATCCCTGTTGGACTTGCAG GTTGAGGATGCCAAGTTCATCTTCGATCCTCACACAGTGCTTCGCATGGAGCTTCTTGTGCTCGCCGCACTGGATTGGAGGCTTCGATCTGTGACGCCTCTCAGTTTTGTCGATTTCTTTGCCCACAAGATCGATCCATGCGGTAGAACAGCCAGGTTGCTGGTTTTGCAGGCCACACAAGTCATATTAGCAGCAATGCATG AGGTTGACTTCCTAAGTCACTGCCCACCAGCACTTGCTGCAGCTGCCATGATCTGTGCAGCTGATGAAACACAGGATCGGACCTTTGTTAATCCTGCAACCGCAGCATCATGGTGTGTTGGGCTAACTGAG GAGGGAATTGGCAATTGCTGTCGACTGATGCGACAGGTTGCTGTGGATCAAAGGCTGAGGAAGTCTCCAATGATCCTGTCGCAGCACAGAGTGACCAGTCCAGTTAAAAGGGAGTCAGGCATCTCATCTTCCTCCTCAGCTCCACCCACCAAAAGGAGGAAGCTCAACAGCAACTGCAATTGA
- the LOC135649228 gene encoding uncharacterized protein LOC135649228, producing MGNCQASEVATVVIQHPGGRVERLYWPTSAADVMKTNPGYHVALVSLYVSEEKKDGSSVRFTRVKLLKPKDMLLLGQVYRLITSQEVTKALRQRKYEKIRKSQAELIRKQQQEHRTKDQDGETNLEDTRSRHQATKQGSDRQKSSTQMAVRGRQWRPSLQSISEMGS from the exons ATGGGAAACTGCCAGGCATCGGAGGTGGCGACCGTGGTGATCCAACACCCTGGGGGGAGGGTGGAGAGGCTGTACTGGCCGACGAGTGCTGCCGACGTCATGAAGACCAACCCAGGCTACCATGTTGCCCTTGTCAGCCTCTACGTCTCCGAGGAGAAGAAGGATGGCAGCAGCGTCCGGTTTACCCGCGTAAAGCTGCTCAAGCCCAAGGATATGCTCTTGCTCGGCCAAGTCTACCGGCTGATCACCTCCCAGG AAGTTACAAAGGCTCTGAGGCAAAGGAAATATGAGAAGATAAGGAAGAGCCAGGCTGAACTGATTAGAAAACAGCAACAAGAGCATAGAACAAAAGATCAGGATGGTGAGACAAACCTGGAGGATACAAGAAGTAGACATCAG GCAACAAAGCAGGGGAGTGATAGACAAAAAAGCAGCACACAGATGGCAGTGAGAGGCAGGCAATGGCGTCCTTCGCTTCAGAGCATCTCAGAGATGGGAAGCTAA